A region from the Nostoc punctiforme PCC 73102 genome encodes:
- a CDS encoding UvrD-helicase domain-containing protein, giving the protein MAQEITRPILPEDYNRILEPLNPAQKQIVLASDPTMAVIAGPGSGKTRTIVHRIAYLVKVKRVEPKRILVLAYNRNAVRELRLRLRNLIGEQASRIRVFTFHGLALSLLGRTVGEYRGTQTINFDRLLVEACELIEKGEEFEDVDEDTQARRIQLLGKLEYIFVDEYQDVTEKEYRLIKSISGLNQSEDKTQSVQINLCVIGDDDQNVFTFKGADTRYILQFQEEYKAKRLLLNENYRSTENIIETANCLIQNNLIRCKQAPEEQVRINSERQELRGEAVSALKFNNLSQQAGWIKDKIQSWVNVGIAPHEIAILASRWDDLSPIRLLLEKESISTYALKNNTIPLLKNRCTRLLINALQKDYSLVLNPEELV; this is encoded by the coding sequence TTGGCACAAGAGATTACCAGACCGATTCTTCCAGAAGACTATAACCGTATTCTAGAACCGCTTAACCCTGCTCAAAAACAAATTGTTTTAGCTTCAGACCCAACAATGGCAGTGATAGCAGGCCCTGGTTCTGGTAAAACAAGAACTATTGTTCACCGGATTGCTTATCTTGTAAAGGTTAAGCGAGTTGAGCCGAAGCGTATTCTTGTTTTAGCTTACAACCGTAATGCAGTTAGAGAATTACGGTTGCGGTTGCGTAATTTGATTGGCGAACAAGCATCACGAATTCGGGTCTTTACTTTCCACGGTTTAGCCTTATCACTTTTGGGACGGACGGTAGGTGAATACAGAGGAACTCAGACAATAAATTTTGATCGGCTTTTGGTTGAAGCTTGCGAATTAATTGAAAAAGGCGAAGAATTTGAAGATGTAGATGAAGATACTCAGGCACGGCGAATTCAATTATTAGGAAAATTAGAATATATCTTTGTTGATGAATACCAAGATGTCACTGAGAAAGAATATCGTTTAATTAAGTCAATTTCTGGCTTAAATCAATCTGAGGATAAAACACAGTCAGTACAAATTAATCTCTGTGTTATTGGAGATGATGATCAAAATGTTTTTACGTTTAAAGGTGCTGATACTAGATATATCCTTCAATTCCAAGAAGAATATAAAGCAAAACGATTATTACTTAACGAAAATTACCGCTCTACAGAAAATATTATTGAAACTGCTAATTGTCTTATACAAAATAACTTAATACGCTGTAAACAGGCTCCAGAAGAGCAAGTTCGTATTAACTCCGAACGCCAAGAATTAAGAGGAGAGGCAGTCTCCGCTTTGAAGTTCAATAATTTATCACAACAAGCAGGATGGATTAAAGACAAAATTCAATCTTGGGTCAACGTAGGGATTGCTCCTCATGAAATCGCTATTTTAGCTAGTCGTTGGGATGATTTGAGTCCTATCCGCTTGCTTTTAGAAAAAGAAAGTATATCTACTTATGCACTGAAAAATAATACTATCCCACTACTAAAAAACCGTTGTACTCGTCTACTAATTAATGCTTTACAGAAAGACTATAGTCTAGTTTTAAATCCTGAAGAATTAGTTTAG
- a CDS encoding putative quinol monooxygenase — protein MEKIVIVKWRILESETSRILKLLPELAEKTRSEEGNISYTIYQSESDPCELILCEHYTDTAAAESHKRSEHYKRIVAEEIIPHLEAREVILVKKLV, from the coding sequence ATGGAAAAGATCGTGATCGTGAAATGGAGAATTTTGGAGTCGGAAACGTCCCGGATACTGAAATTGCTACCGGAGCTGGCCGAGAAGACCAGATCGGAGGAAGGCAACATTTCCTACACAATTTATCAGTCGGAAAGCGATCCTTGCGAACTCATTCTTTGTGAACACTACACTGACACTGCTGCCGCAGAATCTCACAAGCGCTCGGAACACTATAAAAGAATTGTCGCAGAAGAGATCATCCCCCATCTTGAAGCCCGCGAGGTGATATTGGTGAAGAAGCTTGTTTAA
- a CDS encoding double zinc ribbon domain-containing protein yields the protein MDTFKTPNSDESLASYVSRVRKKLNLTQSELADAAGIHGRSVGKIERGLTLKINRRTLQGLAIALGVPQEYFDAVIKGEEVSQVRGVKFCPQCWNPGAAVDPMWSHIKAKFCYLCGTPIRANCANCGELVLSLRHRFCPICGCAYKTPVKTAKIQ from the coding sequence ATGGATACTTTTAAAACTCCCAATAGCGATGAATCCCTTGCTAGTTACGTGTCACGGGTCAGGAAGAAACTCAATTTAACTCAGTCTGAGTTGGCGGATGCTGCTGGTATACATGGACGCTCTGTCGGGAAAATCGAGCGAGGACTTACGCTTAAAATTAATCGTAGGACACTTCAAGGGTTAGCGATCGCACTTGGCGTACCTCAAGAATATTTTGATGCTGTGATCAAGGGTGAGGAAGTATCTCAGGTTAGAGGGGTTAAGTTTTGTCCCCAATGTTGGAATCCTGGCGCGGCGGTTGACCCTATGTGGAGTCATATCAAAGCCAAGTTTTGTTATCTCTGCGGTACACCGATTCGAGCTAACTGTGCGAATTGCGGTGAGTTGGTGTTGTCTTTGAGACACCGATTTTGTCCAATTTGTGGCTGTGCTTATAAAACGCCTGTCAAAACCGCTAAAATCCAATAA
- a CDS encoding tyrosine-type recombinase/integrase, which yields MKSAVTLATVTTEFLERPGLAPSTRETYELTLGLLLQKYGSWSIEIISKQTLVEYLNNLSHLKYTTHHKHQAILQSLLNFAVEQGYIKSNPIRGLKQRLPEREKGEHKSDETIRYLTQSQLNILYSAVKDDLRLSTIVHLLHRTGCRIGELLALNIDSVDIKNQKFQVLGKGNKQRWCFYSDDAASMLAKYLKYSRHQNTNALFTAQHPVTRKVSRISYHTLHDYWRETTNKYPHLQGVRIHDLRHTFATERVGLISIEELCSLMGHESIQTTLRYAKVTSQKSESAARHALNILINSDQKADL from the coding sequence GTGAAATCGGCTGTAACTTTAGCCACTGTCACGACCGAATTTCTAGAGCGTCCTGGTCTAGCACCAAGTACTAGAGAAACCTATGAACTGACCCTCGGACTTTTACTGCAAAAGTATGGAAGTTGGTCAATAGAAATTATCAGTAAGCAAACATTAGTTGAGTATCTAAATAATCTCAGTCATTTAAAATACACAACACACCACAAGCATCAAGCAATATTACAAAGTTTGCTTAACTTTGCAGTAGAACAAGGGTATATAAAATCCAACCCTATCCGGGGACTAAAACAACGTCTACCTGAAAGAGAGAAAGGCGAACATAAAAGCGACGAGACAATAAGATATCTAACACAATCACAACTAAATATACTATATTCTGCCGTAAAAGATGACTTACGTCTAAGTACGATAGTTCATTTACTGCATCGCACAGGATGCAGAATAGGAGAGCTTTTAGCCCTAAACATAGATTCTGTAGATATCAAGAACCAGAAATTTCAAGTATTAGGTAAAGGCAACAAACAACGCTGGTGTTTTTACAGTGATGACGCAGCCTCAATGCTTGCTAAATACTTGAAATACTCACGGCATCAAAATACGAATGCCTTGTTTACAGCACAACATCCAGTTACCCGAAAAGTAAGTAGAATCAGCTACCATACATTGCATGATTATTGGCGGGAGACAACCAATAAGTATCCACACCTTCAAGGAGTTCGCATTCACGATTTACGACATACATTTGCTACAGAACGAGTGGGGTTAATCAGTATTGAGGAATTATGCTCATTAATGGGACATGAAAGCATTCAAACAACTTTACGTTACGCTAAAGTCACCTCACAGAAATCAGAATCAGCTGCACGTCATGCCTTGAATATACTGATTAATTCCGACCAAAAAGCTGACCTTTAG
- a CDS encoding Mo-dependent nitrogenase C-terminal domain-containing protein, whose protein sequence is MLKQHHLNNNLLNQIRYQVEILEVHNPKLARLLCKLIPSHCPFERTVSILGRTLFHIPPLCKINPLYEQIISLCYKCLLYLVDECGEDATKYC, encoded by the coding sequence TTGCTTAAACAACACCATTTAAATAACAACTTATTAAACCAGATACGTTATCAGGTTGAAATATTAGAAGTTCATAATCCCAAGTTAGCCAGACTGTTATGTAAACTAATTCCATCCCATTGTCCTTTTGAAAGAACTGTATCAATTTTAGGGCGGACACTTTTTCACATTCCCCCATTATGTAAAATCAATCCTCTCTATGAACAAATAATTAGTCTTTGTTATAAGTGTTTGTTGTATTTAGTAGATGAATGCGGTGAAGACGCGACAAAGTATTGTTGA
- a CDS encoding RecQ family ATP-dependent DNA helicase translates to MEDLSIIELFYTYLDLEVNNENQIFRIGLVSPNLTKDFLEESLNQAYEEIRKLKNNKVAVCGHNFRRFDYPYLIEQEPELSSWYIIDTLELSILAFPLQESHKLNKDYKQSEYSSNNPVEDAQATRLLLRQQLEAIAKKPNEVQQVYTWLLTCGSEDADCAYQQFFSEILNWKIEQPAIEMLPETMLKGMNKSYLQQIWSSPQTYDFDTRLCVAGLLAWNYDCNANESKQAFSNWLKHLNEFQTVLESLRPLNTDEFAVNSYLEYFGIPNFRSLQEEAVQAIINNERPLVLMPTGGGKSLCYQLPAFMFHERHKALTVVISPLQALMADQVADLEQAGFFFSTFINGNLSAAERRQRLEELRFGSKGLLYISPEQLRSMSIRALLEQRPPVLWVIDEAHCVSQWGHDFRPDYRYIPKFVRELYQERQLAMPLLALMTATATVKVVEDIKKLFAQYKLNINRTIDGATTRENLTFQVIPVAGNKEQVLLEQVKEAVKLGGSTLVYTTTRKNAEKLAELLNQIHIKAKYYHGKLAKEKKQEVLQEFKSGKLNVVTATCAFGMGINRKDVRAVIHHSMSANLEGYVQEAGRAGRDGEPAVCTLLFDPKDADTVFRLQSLNQLSEQDLKNVLISTRHIRDRTFGSARDDWFWVTTNEIFQEGDFDEEFGEDSEQQNTKIKVGLHYLENFGLLERAENFSSFIQFELSHNTFAESMEQFEKYNQIKSLSRFEADNFERLIQAMHVAKAYCSSNDEPFPLDRLSDEAGISLHDLTARIRELQRAEICSFEIPITLVITKGVKGDARNNHQRIRQLEDQLLKELSKLFGDENEIQINLRGLASRLDPDNSKKIKASSILDILEGWATQKWVKLKRIARDVVRLQDIKVAEYLPGHKTLTTTVLEVLYQALEDKTGARLPLKYELGKLSKEVTQKTQLDWDNEELEVILLWLHQRKIIRLSDGLNLFQQSLKVRVIKNASVSRVKRRYPEVEAHYDEQTRRTHYMVKYGQLKSDEQRQQFVRDYFGTNQ, encoded by the coding sequence ATGGAAGACTTATCTATTATTGAATTATTTTATACTTATTTAGATTTAGAAGTTAACAATGAAAATCAGATATTTCGTATAGGATTAGTATCCCCTAATTTAACAAAGGATTTTTTGGAAGAATCTTTAAACCAAGCTTACGAAGAAATTAGAAAGCTGAAGAATAATAAAGTAGCAGTATGCGGTCATAACTTCCGCCGCTTTGATTACCCTTATTTGATTGAGCAAGAGCCGGAACTCTCTTCTTGGTACATAATCGATACTTTAGAACTGTCAATACTAGCTTTTCCTTTACAGGAGTCACACAAACTAAATAAAGACTATAAACAAAGTGAGTATTCAAGTAATAATCCTGTAGAAGATGCTCAGGCAACTCGATTACTGCTCCGTCAACAATTAGAAGCAATAGCTAAAAAGCCTAATGAAGTACAACAGGTATATACTTGGCTACTTACTTGTGGTAGCGAAGATGCAGATTGTGCATATCAACAGTTTTTCAGTGAGATTCTTAACTGGAAAATTGAACAACCTGCTATAGAAATGTTGCCAGAGACAATGCTGAAAGGGATGAATAAATCCTATTTGCAGCAAATATGGTCTAGTCCACAAACTTATGATTTCGATACAAGATTATGCGTAGCGGGATTACTAGCTTGGAACTATGACTGCAATGCCAATGAATCAAAGCAGGCTTTCTCTAACTGGCTCAAACATTTAAATGAATTTCAAACAGTACTTGAGAGTTTACGCCCTTTAAATACAGATGAATTTGCGGTTAACTCCTATTTAGAATATTTCGGTATCCCTAATTTTCGCTCTTTACAAGAAGAAGCTGTACAAGCAATTATTAATAATGAGCGTCCGCTTGTTCTCATGCCTACTGGCGGTGGTAAATCTTTATGCTATCAATTACCAGCTTTCATGTTCCACGAAAGGCACAAAGCGCTGACTGTTGTAATTTCACCGCTACAAGCATTAATGGCGGATCAGGTAGCAGATTTAGAGCAAGCTGGGTTTTTCTTTTCCACTTTTATTAATGGTAATCTTTCGGCAGCAGAACGCCGCCAACGGCTCGAAGAACTGCGTTTTGGTTCCAAAGGTTTGTTGTATATCAGTCCTGAGCAACTGCGGTCAATGAGTATTCGGGCATTGCTAGAACAGCGTCCTCCCGTCCTTTGGGTAATTGATGAGGCTCACTGTGTCAGCCAATGGGGTCACGATTTTCGACCAGATTATCGCTACATACCGAAATTTGTTCGGGAATTATATCAAGAACGGCAGCTTGCAATGCCTTTGTTAGCTTTGATGACAGCAACAGCAACAGTTAAAGTTGTTGAAGATATTAAAAAGCTATTTGCTCAATATAAGTTAAATATTAATCGTACAATTGATGGGGCAACAACCAGAGAAAATCTGACTTTTCAGGTCATTCCAGTAGCAGGCAATAAAGAGCAAGTCTTACTGGAGCAAGTTAAAGAAGCTGTTAAGCTAGGGGGTAGCACGCTAGTTTATACTACTACACGCAAGAATGCCGAAAAACTGGCAGAACTTCTCAACCAAATTCATATTAAAGCTAAATACTATCATGGGAAACTTGCCAAAGAAAAGAAACAGGAAGTTTTGCAAGAATTCAAATCAGGTAAATTGAACGTAGTTACTGCAACTTGTGCATTTGGTATGGGCATTAACCGCAAGGATGTACGAGCAGTTATTCATCATTCTATGAGTGCCAATTTAGAAGGTTATGTTCAAGAAGCTGGACGGGCAGGGCGTGATGGAGAGCCAGCAGTTTGTACTTTACTCTTTGACCCAAAAGATGCTGATACAGTTTTTCGTTTGCAAAGCTTGAACCAATTGAGCGAACAAGATTTGAAAAATGTCTTGATCTCAACCAGACATATTCGCGATCGCACTTTTGGGAGTGCCAGAGATGATTGGTTTTGGGTTACAACTAATGAAATCTTTCAAGAGGGCGACTTTGATGAAGAGTTTGGGGAAGATTCAGAACAGCAAAACACTAAAATAAAAGTAGGTTTGCATTACTTAGAAAACTTCGGTTTATTAGAAAGAGCCGAGAACTTTTCCAGCTTTATCCAATTTGAATTGAGCCATAATACTTTTGCAGAGTCTATGGAGCAGTTTGAGAAATATAACCAGATTAAGAGTTTATCTCGGTTTGAGGCGGATAACTTTGAGCGGCTGATTCAGGCAATGCACGTTGCTAAAGCTTATTGTAGTAGCAATGATGAACCGTTTCCCCTAGATCGTCTCAGCGATGAAGCTGGCATTAGTTTACATGACCTGACTGCTAGAATTCGAGAATTGCAAAGGGCTGAAATATGTTCTTTTGAAATACCAATCACACTTGTAATTACTAAGGGTGTAAAAGGAGATGCCCGCAATAACCATCAACGCATTCGCCAGTTAGAAGACCAATTGCTCAAAGAACTTAGTAAGTTGTTTGGTGATGAAAATGAAATACAGATAAATCTGCGTGGGCTTGCTTCACGACTTGACCCAGATAACAGTAAAAAAATTAAAGCATCCAGTATTCTAGATATTTTAGAAGGATGGGCTACTCAAAAATGGGTCAAGTTAAAGCGTATTGCTCGTGACGTGGTTCGATTACAAGATATAAAAGTTGCAGAATACTTACCTGGGCATAAAACTTTAACGACAACTGTATTAGAAGTTTTATACCAAGCTTTAGAAGATAAAACTGGGGCAAGGTTGCCTCTCAAGTACGAATTAGGAAAACTCTCAAAAGAAGTTACTCAAAAAACTCAACTTGATTGGGATAATGAAGAGTTAGAAGTTATTCTTTTGTGGCTCCACCAGAGAAAAATCATTCGATTAAGTGATGGGCTTAATCTTTTTCAACAGTCGCTGAAAGTCCGTGTAATAAAAAACGCAAGTGTTTCCAGAGTAAAACGCCGTTACCCTGAAGTTGAAGCTCACTATGATGAACAAACTCGTCGCACTCATTACATGGTGAAGTATGGTCAGTTAAAGTCAGATGAACAGCGTCAGCAATTTGTTCGTGATTACTTTGGCACAAATCAATAA
- a CDS encoding HU family DNA-binding protein: MNKGELVDAVAAKTNITKKQADEVISAFLSVVTEAVANGEKVTLIGFGSFERRERAEREGRNPKTQETMTIPATKVPAFSAGKQFKEKVAP; encoded by the coding sequence ATGAACAAAGGTGAACTAGTGGATGCTGTAGCAGCAAAGACCAACATCACAAAAAAGCAAGCCGATGAAGTTATTAGCGCTTTTTTGTCAGTTGTTACTGAGGCTGTAGCTAATGGTGAAAAGGTAACGCTCATTGGCTTTGGCTCATTCGAGCGACGCGAACGTGCCGAGCGTGAGGGGCGTAATCCCAAAACCCAGGAGACAATGACCATTCCAGCGACCAAAGTGCCTGCGTTTTCTGCTGGAAAACAGTTTAAAGAAAAAGTAGCGCCATAG
- a CDS encoding type 1 glutamine amidotransferase domain-containing protein, which translates to MSKKILIIVSNACVIGPNNRRTGNFLPEVAHPYAEFDRAKYQIDFASLTGDTPFLDALNLADDPDNLAFLVGKGWASMQKAKKLSDVEVSQYDAIFMPGGLAPMVDMPEHPLLKKVVKETYERGAVVGAVCHGPASLLNVKLSNDTLLLAGKNISSFTNEEEENYAKADVPFELETALTKQGALFHKTVPWQAFSIADKNLVTGQNPASAKGVAEKMIALLESA; encoded by the coding sequence ATGTCAAAGAAGATTCTTATTATCGTATCGAACGCGTGCGTTATTGGTCCGAACAACCGAAGGACGGGAAATTTTCTGCCAGAGGTTGCACATCCCTATGCTGAATTCGACAGAGCAAAATACCAAATTGATTTCGCAAGTCTCACCGGAGATACGCCGTTTCTGGATGCGCTCAATCTTGCTGACGACCCTGACAACCTAGCCTTCTTAGTAGGAAAAGGGTGGGCCTCAATGCAGAAAGCGAAGAAGCTCTCAGATGTGGAGGTCAGCCAGTACGATGCCATCTTTATGCCTGGCGGTTTGGCACCAATGGTCGATATGCCTGAACATCCACTTCTCAAAAAGGTTGTGAAAGAGACATACGAGCGAGGCGCTGTTGTTGGTGCCGTTTGTCACGGTCCAGCCTCGTTACTGAACGTCAAGTTGAGCAACGACACTCTCCTGCTCGCCGGGAAGAATATCAGTTCATTTACGAACGAGGAGGAAGAAAACTACGCAAAAGCTGATGTGCCTTTCGAGTTAGAAACGGCGCTTACCAAACAAGGCGCACTCTTCCACAAGACGGTACCCTGGCAGGCATTCAGCATCGCCGATAAAAATCTCGTCACCGGACAAAATCCTGCTTCTGCCAAAGGTGTCGCAGAGAAGATGATCGCGCTATTGGAGTCTGCTTGA
- a CDS encoding ISNCY family transposase: protein MVQYFQSILKDLPDKRTGKNKRYQMSDAALSAFSIFFTQSPSFLAHQRSMAHSKGHNNAQSLFGVHQIPSDNHIRDLLDEIEPTVVFPVFTKIFKALENGKHLSKFRSFKNNLLIALDGTEYFCSNEIHCEHCSSRTFKNGTTQYFHTVVTPVIVCPSNSQVIPLIPEFVVPQDGYQKQDCENAAAKRWIQKYAKQYASLGITILGDDLYCHQPLCELLLQEKLNFILVCRSKSHKTLYEWLEGMPLDTFSVKHWKGKVYEIYTYRYVNQIPLRNSEDALLVNWCELAITRSDGTIIYKNTFATNHRITDINVEAIVSDGRSRWKIENENNNTLKTKGYNLEHNFGHGKTHLSSLLATFNILAFLFHTLLDIIDEKYQFIRQHLPTRKTFFDDLRALTRYLYFDSWESLLNFMIHGLELEFHPNTS from the coding sequence ATAGTACAATACTTTCAGTCAATCCTGAAAGATTTACCTGATAAGCGAACAGGCAAAAACAAACGCTATCAAATGAGTGATGCAGCATTAAGCGCATTCTCCATATTTTTTACTCAGAGTCCTTCTTTTCTTGCCCATCAAAGGTCAATGGCACATAGTAAGGGACATAATAATGCTCAAAGCTTGTTTGGGGTACACCAAATTCCAAGCGATAACCATATCCGAGATTTACTTGATGAGATAGAACCAACCGTTGTGTTTCCGGTGTTTACCAAGATTTTCAAAGCATTAGAGAATGGTAAACACTTATCAAAATTTCGTTCTTTTAAAAATAATTTGCTGATAGCTCTAGATGGAACAGAATATTTTTGCTCCAATGAAATTCACTGTGAACACTGTTCGAGCAGAACTTTTAAAAACGGAACAACTCAGTATTTTCATACTGTGGTGACACCAGTAATTGTTTGTCCTAGTAATTCTCAAGTAATCCCGTTAATACCAGAGTTTGTTGTCCCTCAAGACGGATATCAAAAGCAGGATTGTGAGAATGCGGCAGCAAAACGTTGGATTCAGAAATATGCCAAACAGTACGCATCTCTTGGTATTACCATTTTAGGAGATGATCTTTATTGCCATCAACCTTTATGTGAATTATTACTACAAGAAAAACTAAATTTCATTCTAGTGTGTCGGTCTAAATCCCATAAAACACTTTATGAATGGTTAGAAGGAATGCCCCTTGATACATTTAGTGTCAAACATTGGAAGGGCAAAGTCTATGAGATTTATACCTACCGTTATGTCAACCAAATTCCTTTACGGAATAGCGAGGATGCTTTATTAGTAAACTGGTGTGAATTGGCCATTACTCGCTCTGATGGGACTATAATCTACAAAAATACCTTTGCGACAAATCATCGAATCACAGATATTAATGTTGAGGCGATTGTGTCAGATGGTCGCAGCAGATGGAAAATAGAAAACGAAAATAATAACACTCTTAAAACCAAAGGTTACAACTTAGAACATAATTTCGGACATGGGAAAACGCATTTATCCTCCCTATTAGCAACCTTTAATATCCTTGCATTTCTGTTTCATACTCTACTTGACATTATAGATGAGAAATACCAATTTATCCGCCAGCATTTACCAACACGCAAGACCTTCTTTGATGATTTACGCGCCTTAACTCGTTATCTTTATTTTGATAGTTGGGAAAGTCTGCTTAACTTTATGATCCACGGACTGGAATTAGAATTTCATCCCAACACAAGCTGA
- a CDS encoding 3'-5' exonuclease has translation MLTEPTVKILINIARDLDKERGYGSEDIVLPISVDEILTAIFEFNENGESFLEDNSVLVTSCHGSKGLEFRKVILLGDGFKTNCNEIESERRLFYVAMTRAKEELIVCSTQQNLFVQQACLTSEVIGYSETQLPQLMRYFDLAPANVYLGYESTKNRQNIIKNLCEGDVLELRANNHNNAWRIFTPNNDEIGCLSKRGTQLLKHKGIFPGQFQFQLGEVTVRYLYHHTKRDDITGEISDNWFVLIPQIRVCRNAEN, from the coding sequence ATCTTAACAGAACCTACTGTTAAAATCTTAATAAATATTGCTAGAGATTTAGATAAAGAACGAGGCTATGGATCTGAAGATATTGTACTACCTATTAGTGTTGATGAAATATTGACTGCTATATTTGAGTTTAATGAAAATGGTGAATCCTTCTTAGAAGATAACTCAGTTTTAGTGACTAGCTGTCATGGTTCAAAAGGTCTGGAGTTCCGTAAAGTCATACTTTTAGGTGATGGATTTAAAACTAATTGTAATGAGATCGAATCAGAACGACGACTCTTTTATGTTGCTATGACTCGCGCCAAAGAAGAATTAATTGTTTGTTCTACTCAGCAGAATTTATTTGTACAGCAAGCTTGTTTAACTTCAGAGGTTATTGGTTATAGTGAAACTCAACTTCCTCAGTTAATGCGTTACTTTGATTTAGCTCCAGCTAATGTTTATTTGGGATATGAAAGTACTAAAAATAGACAAAATATTATTAAAAACTTATGTGAGGGTGATGTTCTTGAGTTAAGAGCAAATAACCATAATAATGCTTGGAGGATTTTCACACCCAATAATGATGAAATTGGTTGTCTATCAAAGAGAGGAACACAGCTTCTTAAGCATAAAGGTATTTTCCCTGGACAGTTTCAGTTCCAGCTTGGTGAAGTAACAGTCCGATATCTATATCATCATACTAAGAGAGATGATATAACAGGAGAAATTTCGGACAATTGGTTTGTTCTGATTCCACAAATTCGAGTATGTAGAAATGCCGAAAATTAA